A section of the Marinimicrobium koreense genome encodes:
- a CDS encoding septal ring lytic transglycosylase RlpA family protein, translating to MTLVRAALVLGPLALMVACAPLGPVEEQDRGPDKPVDLSHVPDATPRAEVRTLAGNKNPYTVLGKTYYLMDDETGYKEQGIASWYGQKFHGRKTSNGETYDMYGMTAAHKTLPIPSYVRVTNLANNRQVVVRVNDRGPFHGNRIIDLSYAAAQRLGFAGQGTAQVEVEIIVPGNQPPAPLRAEADTSSDSGETSQKTFLQVGAFGSLDAAKSQQTRVSALTDFPVEVHSADEQPVLHRVRIGPLSSNEEVVQVREQLRRNAIEQTHIVRE from the coding sequence ATGACACTGGTTCGCGCCGCCCTGGTACTGGGGCCTCTGGCCCTCATGGTTGCCTGTGCTCCCCTGGGGCCCGTTGAAGAACAGGATCGCGGGCCGGACAAGCCGGTAGATCTCTCCCATGTGCCGGATGCCACGCCGAGGGCGGAGGTGCGCACCCTGGCGGGCAACAAGAATCCCTACACGGTGCTGGGCAAAACCTATTACCTGATGGACGATGAGACCGGCTACAAGGAGCAGGGCATCGCCTCCTGGTACGGCCAGAAATTTCACGGACGCAAAACCTCCAACGGCGAAACCTACGATATGTACGGCATGACCGCCGCGCACAAGACGCTGCCGATCCCGAGTTATGTGCGGGTCACCAACCTGGCCAACAATCGTCAGGTGGTGGTGCGGGTCAATGATCGCGGTCCCTTTCACGGCAACCGCATCATCGATCTGAGCTACGCCGCCGCTCAACGACTGGGGTTTGCCGGCCAGGGAACCGCGCAGGTGGAAGTGGAAATTATCGTACCCGGTAATCAGCCTCCCGCGCCTCTGCGGGCCGAAGCGGACACGTCTTCCGATAGCGGGGAGACCAGCCAAAAAACGTTTTTGCAGGTGGGCGCTTTTGGCTCACTGGATGCGGCCAAATCCCAGCAGACGCGGGTCAGTGCCCTGACGGACTTCCCGGTCGAGGTGCACAGTGCCGATGAACAACCGGTGTTGCACCGGGTACGAATCGGGCCTCTGAGCAGTAACGAAGAAGTTGTGCAGGTGCGTGAGCAGCTGCGCAGAAATGCGATTGAGCAAACCCATATCGTGCGGGAATAG
- the mltB gene encoding lytic murein transglycosylase B, protein MISQWRQWGIALVGVLASAGGSADYRAHPEAQAFVSELVEEHGFQASRLEGWLGEAKRQDGILEAIARPAERTRTWAEYRPIFLQPLRVTRGIAFWREHREALARAERELGVPPEVVLAIIGVETNYGRTTGSHRVIDALSTLAFDYPPRAPFFRKELAQYFILMREHEQNPLAFKGSYAGAMGYGQFMPSSYRHYAIDFDGDGFADIWNNPTDAIGSVANYFAEHGWQRGAPVALRARASDDLARGDASDWNRIHPPELTVADWAERGLTPIFPLPAELPANALALAGDFGEEFWLAFHNFYVITRYNRSHLYALAVEQLSKEIKTAMETEQ, encoded by the coding sequence GTGATCAGTCAGTGGCGACAGTGGGGGATAGCGTTGGTCGGGGTATTGGCCAGCGCCGGTGGTAGCGCCGATTATCGAGCGCATCCAGAGGCGCAGGCTTTTGTGAGTGAGCTGGTCGAAGAGCACGGCTTTCAGGCGTCCCGACTCGAGGGTTGGCTGGGCGAGGCAAAGCGGCAGGATGGCATTCTTGAGGCCATCGCGCGGCCGGCGGAGCGCACCCGCACCTGGGCCGAGTACCGCCCCATCTTCCTTCAACCGCTGCGCGTGACCCGGGGCATCGCCTTCTGGCGGGAGCACCGCGAAGCATTGGCGCGAGCCGAGCGGGAACTGGGGGTACCGCCGGAAGTCGTACTGGCGATTATCGGGGTGGAGACCAATTACGGTCGGACCACCGGCTCGCACCGGGTGATCGACGCCCTCAGTACTCTGGCCTTTGACTACCCGCCGCGCGCGCCTTTCTTTCGCAAGGAGCTGGCGCAGTATTTTATTCTGATGCGTGAACACGAACAGAACCCTTTGGCTTTTAAGGGGTCCTATGCCGGAGCCATGGGGTACGGCCAGTTCATGCCCTCGAGCTACCGGCACTACGCGATCGACTTCGACGGGGACGGCTTTGCCGATATCTGGAATAACCCCACCGATGCCATTGGCAGTGTGGCCAACTATTTTGCCGAGCACGGCTGGCAGCGCGGAGCGCCGGTAGCGCTGCGGGCCCGGGCCTCGGACGATCTGGCGCGGGGCGATGCCTCGGACTGGAACCGCATTCACCCGCCGGAGCTGACCGTGGCGGACTGGGCCGAGCGCGGCCTGACACCGATTTTTCCGCTGCCGGCCGAGCTGCCCGCCAATGCGCTGGCGCTGGCAGGCGATTTTGGCGAGGAGTTCTGGCTGGCGTTTCACAATTTTTATGTGATCACCCGCTACAACCGCAGCCATCTATACGCCCTGGCAGTAGAACAACTGAGTAAAGAGATAAAAACCGCGATGGAGACCGAACAATGA
- the rodA gene encoding rod shape-determining protein RodA, which yields MSHQDFLRRLPEAGQGLRRRDRLQQRLHLDFTLLLLLLAVAAYGLVVLYSANGQSMSGIQRQGAYFLVAFVAMFVTAQVPPHLLRRLAPWMYGGGVLLLVLVLVLGIGAMGAQRWLGIGGFRFQPSEVMKLATPIMVSAYLGQRLLPPRLKHVLLTLILVAVPALLIVQQPDLGTSLLVASSGLVVLFFAGLSWRYIVTAFVAVLASIWPLWKFGMHEYQRQRVLTLFNPEQDSLGAGWNIIQSKTAIGSGGYSGKGWLQGTQSQLDFLPEGHTDFIIAVLGEEFGLMGVLLLLGLYVLIIARGLLIALRAQDSFSRLLAASITFTFFVYMFVNVGMVSGLLPVVGVPLPLVSQGGTAIVTLMAGFGILMSIATERRRVTRQE from the coding sequence ATGAGTCATCAGGATTTTCTACGCCGCCTGCCCGAGGCGGGCCAGGGGTTGCGCCGCCGGGATCGGCTGCAGCAGCGACTGCACCTGGACTTTACGCTCTTATTGCTGCTGTTGGCCGTAGCGGCCTACGGTCTGGTGGTACTTTACAGCGCCAACGGCCAGTCAATGTCTGGCATTCAGCGCCAGGGTGCCTATTTTCTGGTGGCTTTCGTCGCCATGTTCGTTACCGCTCAGGTGCCCCCCCATCTGTTGCGTCGCCTGGCGCCCTGGATGTACGGCGGCGGTGTTTTGTTGCTGGTACTGGTGTTGGTGCTGGGCATCGGCGCCATGGGGGCACAGCGCTGGCTCGGCATTGGCGGATTCCGCTTTCAGCCCTCGGAGGTCATGAAACTGGCGACCCCCATCATGGTGTCGGCCTACCTGGGGCAGCGGCTGCTGCCGCCGCGCTTGAAGCATGTTCTGCTGACCCTGATTCTGGTCGCAGTGCCGGCTTTGCTGATTGTTCAGCAGCCGGATCTGGGGACGTCACTGTTGGTAGCCTCTTCGGGGCTGGTGGTCCTGTTTTTCGCGGGGCTGTCATGGCGCTATATCGTCACCGCCTTTGTCGCGGTGCTCGCAAGTATCTGGCCGCTGTGGAAGTTCGGTATGCACGAGTATCAGCGCCAACGCGTGCTGACGCTGTTCAACCCGGAGCAGGACAGCCTGGGGGCCGGGTGGAACATCATCCAGTCCAAAACCGCCATCGGCTCGGGCGGCTACTCCGGGAAAGGGTGGCTTCAGGGTACCCAGTCCCAGCTCGACTTTCTGCCCGAAGGGCATACCGATTTCATTATCGCCGTGTTGGGTGAAGAGTTCGGGTTGATGGGGGTGCTGTTGCTGCTCGGGCTGTATGTGCTGATCATTGCCCGGGGCCTGCTGATCGCCCTGCGCGCCCAGGACAGCTTCAGCCGGCTGCTGGCGGCGAGTATCACTTTTACCTTTTTTGTGTATATGTTCGTGAACGTGGGCATGGTGTCCGGCCTCTTGCCTGTGGTCGGCGTCCCCTTGCCCCTGGTCAGCCAAGGGGGGACGGCCATTGTCACCCTGATGGCCGGCTTCGGCATTCTCATGTCGATTGCCACCGAGCGTCGACGTGTTACCCGTCAGGAGTAA
- the mrdA gene encoding penicillin-binding protein 2, giving the protein MSEAQRFKDHHREARVFLSRVITTSVIMAALVAVLVARYYSLQVTHHQDYATRSDRNRVHVQPVPPTRGLIYDRNGELLADNRPSYTLSVIRERVSDMTATVELLRELVDIPQSDLEKFYDQLQQWRRPFEAIPLRYRLTEEEIARLAVNEYRLEGVEVNAQLVRHYPKSDLFAHVLGYVGRISQADLARFDEDQYQRYSGTHSIGKTGLESEYEAQLLGEVGSQNVETNARGRVLRVLDRTDPKPGEDLQLHLDSRLQATAVSALDDYRGAVVALDVKTGGVLAAVSMPSFDPNLFVTGISFRDYRSLNQSLDLPLFNRFLQGQYPPGSTTKPVVGLAGLHYDVVDAEHTVRDPGWYRLPGDDRLYRDWKRTGHGLKVDLEQAVVESCDVYYYDLGHRMGVDSIHEFGVQFGLGSRTEVDIPSERSGIWPSREWKRNQRGLPWFPGDNLNLAIGQGYALATPMQLAQMTATMASRGRRLRPQMVAKVGNQERPVIEEAQMEVAEEDWDYIINAMVGVMHGERGTARRSAYGADYKIAGKTGTAQVVAIPQGEEYDSEALKERQRDHALFVGFAPADDPQIAVAVIVENGESGSGVAAPVARKVFDAYLRGIYPLADPVLGARTP; this is encoded by the coding sequence ATGTCTGAAGCCCAGCGTTTTAAAGATCACCACCGGGAAGCCCGCGTTTTTCTCAGCCGGGTGATCACCACCTCTGTGATCATGGCCGCTCTGGTTGCCGTGCTGGTGGCGCGGTACTACAGCCTGCAGGTCACCCATCACCAGGACTATGCCACCCGCTCGGACCGCAACCGGGTGCACGTGCAGCCGGTGCCTCCGACCCGTGGGCTGATCTACGACCGCAATGGCGAACTGCTCGCCGATAACCGACCCAGCTATACCCTGTCGGTCATTCGCGAGCGGGTGAGCGACATGACCGCCACGGTCGAGCTGCTGCGGGAACTGGTGGATATTCCCCAGAGCGACCTGGAAAAGTTCTACGACCAACTGCAACAGTGGCGCCGTCCCTTTGAAGCCATTCCCCTGCGCTATCGCCTGACCGAGGAGGAAATCGCCCGCCTGGCGGTCAACGAGTATCGCCTGGAAGGGGTTGAGGTGAACGCCCAGTTGGTGCGCCACTACCCCAAGAGTGACCTGTTTGCCCACGTGCTGGGCTACGTGGGGCGGATCAGCCAGGCGGATCTGGCCCGGTTTGATGAGGACCAGTACCAGCGCTACAGCGGCACCCACTCGATTGGTAAGACCGGCCTGGAAAGTGAGTATGAAGCCCAACTGCTGGGCGAAGTGGGCAGTCAGAACGTGGAAACCAACGCCCGGGGCCGGGTATTGCGCGTGCTGGATCGCACCGACCCCAAACCGGGCGAAGATCTGCAGCTGCACCTCGATTCCCGCCTGCAGGCGACCGCGGTCAGCGCCCTGGATGACTACCGTGGGGCGGTCGTTGCTCTGGATGTCAAAACCGGAGGCGTGCTGGCGGCGGTGTCCATGCCCAGTTTTGACCCCAACCTGTTCGTCACCGGGATCAGTTTTCGCGACTATCGCAGCCTGAACCAATCTCTGGATCTGCCGCTGTTCAACCGGTTTTTGCAGGGGCAGTATCCACCGGGCTCCACCACCAAACCGGTGGTCGGGTTGGCCGGCCTGCACTATGACGTGGTGGATGCCGAGCACACCGTGCGCGATCCGGGCTGGTATCGGCTGCCGGGCGATGATCGCCTGTATCGGGACTGGAAACGGACCGGGCACGGTTTGAAGGTGGATCTCGAACAGGCGGTGGTCGAGTCCTGTGATGTTTACTATTACGACCTGGGTCATCGAATGGGGGTCGACTCCATTCATGAGTTTGGTGTGCAGTTTGGCCTGGGGTCGCGGACGGAGGTGGATATTCCCTCGGAGCGCAGCGGTATCTGGCCGTCCCGGGAGTGGAAGCGCAATCAACGCGGTCTGCCCTGGTTCCCGGGGGACAACCTTAACCTTGCCATCGGTCAGGGCTATGCCCTGGCCACGCCCATGCAACTGGCCCAGATGACCGCCACCATGGCCAGCCGTGGACGTCGTCTGCGCCCCCAGATGGTGGCCAAAGTGGGGAATCAGGAGCGGCCGGTCATTGAAGAGGCGCAGATGGAGGTGGCCGAGGAGGATTGGGATTACATCATCAATGCGATGGTGGGGGTGATGCACGGCGAGCGCGGAACCGCCCGGCGTTCGGCCTATGGGGCGGACTATAAGATTGCCGGTAAGACCGGTACCGCCCAGGTGGTCGCCATTCCCCAGGGGGAAGAGTACGACTCGGAGGCGCTGAAGGAACGTCAGCGCGACCACGCGCTGTTCGTGGGTTTTGCCCCGGCGGATGACCCGCAAATTGCCGTGGCGGTGATCGTTGAGAACGGCGAGTCCGGCTCCGGGGTTGCCGCGCCGGTGGCACGGAAAGTGTTTGATGCCTATCTGCGGGGTATTTACCCTCTGGCGGATCCTGTGCTGGGGGCGCGCACACCATGA
- the rlmH gene encoding 23S rRNA (pseudouridine(1915)-N(3))-methyltransferase RlmH, translating into MRIRLIAVGTKMPDWVEQGYGEYAKRLPRDCTVELVELPLGPRGKSSSTAVAMEREGQSMMAAIGKGDRVIALDVKGKAWSTEQLARNLDEWRMSGANYSLLIGGPDGLAPECLALAEAKWSLSALTLPHPLVRILVIEQLYRAYSILHNHPYHK; encoded by the coding sequence ATGCGCATTCGCCTGATTGCGGTGGGCACCAAAATGCCCGACTGGGTGGAGCAGGGCTACGGCGAATACGCCAAACGCCTGCCCCGGGACTGCACCGTGGAACTGGTGGAACTGCCGCTGGGCCCGCGGGGTAAAAGCAGCTCCACCGCCGTGGCCATGGAGCGCGAAGGCCAGTCCATGATGGCCGCCATCGGCAAAGGGGACCGGGTCATCGCCCTGGATGTGAAAGGCAAGGCCTGGAGCACCGAGCAACTGGCCCGGAACCTGGATGAGTGGCGCATGAGCGGGGCCAATTACAGTTTACTGATTGGCGGGCCGGACGGACTGGCCCCGGAATGTCTCGCTCTGGCTGAAGCCAAGTGGTCGCTCTCGGCCCTGACCCTGCCGCACCCGCTGGTGCGGATTCTGGTCATTGAACAGCTGTACCGGGCTTACTCGATACTGCACAATCACCCATACCATAAGTAA
- the rsfS gene encoding ribosome silencing factor gives MSAALNELIVESLEDLKGKNIVQLDVRELSDVMDTLIIASGTSSRHVKSLANNVVEDAKHAGHQPLGVEGVDSGDWVLVDFGDIVVHVMQEETRGFYDLEKLWSMEPGNRTEH, from the coding sequence ATGTCCGCAGCGTTAAATGAGCTTATTGTCGAATCCCTGGAAGACCTGAAGGGGAAAAATATCGTGCAACTGGATGTCCGGGAGTTGAGTGATGTGATGGATACCCTGATCATCGCCAGCGGCACCTCCAGTCGCCACGTGAAGTCCCTGGCCAACAACGTGGTAGAGGATGCCAAGCACGCCGGCCATCAGCCGCTGGGTGTCGAGGGTGTGGATTCCGGTGATTGGGTGCTGGTGGACTTCGGCGATATCGTGGTGCATGTGATGCAGGAGGAAACCCGGGGCTTCTACGACCTGGAAAAACTCTGGTCCATGGAACCGGGTAATCGTACGGAGCACTAA
- the nadD gene encoding nicotinate-nucleotide adenylyltransferase: protein MTQAIGLLGGTFDPIHLGHLRMALEAGETLALDEVRLLPCHQPPHRATPDVSSVERTEMLRLALADCPSLVLDDRELHRDGPSYTLDTLKSLRAELGPAVPLIWILGCDAFLGLEQWHGWRELLDWGHLLVIARPGWELPSRGPLAEWLSEHQVAPEALTASPAGAIGVQALRLLPISATEIRSLIQAGHSPQFLLPDAVWQYIRDNNLYRACA, encoded by the coding sequence ATGACTCAGGCGATCGGGCTGCTGGGCGGCACCTTTGACCCCATTCATCTCGGGCACTTGCGCATGGCACTGGAAGCCGGGGAAACCCTGGCGCTGGATGAGGTACGGCTGCTGCCGTGCCACCAGCCGCCGCATCGGGCGACGCCGGATGTGAGCAGCGTCGAGCGCACCGAGATGTTGCGCCTGGCCTTGGCCGATTGTCCGAGCCTGGTTCTGGACGATCGCGAGCTGCACCGCGATGGCCCCTCCTACACCCTGGATACCCTGAAAAGCCTCCGCGCGGAGCTGGGGCCGGCGGTGCCGTTGATCTGGATTCTGGGTTGCGATGCCTTTCTCGGGCTGGAGCAGTGGCACGGCTGGCGGGAGCTGCTCGACTGGGGGCATCTGCTGGTGATCGCCCGACCCGGCTGGGAGCTGCCCTCCCGGGGGCCGCTGGCCGAGTGGCTGAGCGAGCATCAGGTGGCCCCCGAAGCGCTGACCGCGTCTCCGGCGGGCGCCATTGGCGTGCAGGCCCTGCGTCTGCTGCCGATCTCGGCCACGGAAATCCGGTCCCTGATCCAGGCCGGGCACTCTCCGCAATTTTTACTGCCCGACGCGGTCTGGCAGTATATTCGGGACAACAACCTTTATCGGGCCTGTGCTTGA
- a CDS encoding glutamate-5-semialdehyde dehydrogenase: MSDSSNVIEYMADLGRNARRAARVVAAASAGTKNRALLAMAEALEAARPTLAEENRKDLEAGEANGLDAAMLDRLALKPATIDGMIEGLRQVAALPDPCGAITDMNFRPSGIQVGKMRVPLGVVGIIYESRPNVTIDAASLCLKSGNAAILRGGSEAIHSNRAIAACLKKGLAEAGLPETAVQVVETTDRAAVGELIAMPEYVDVIVPRGGKGLIERISRDARVPVIKHLDGICHVFIDAKADLDKAFNIALNAKTHRYGVCNAMETLLVDQTVAAEILPRLADAYAEKGVELRGCERTRALIEAQTATEEDWATEYLAPVLAIRVVDGLDEAMDHIAQYSSQHTEAIVTEDYTRARRFLHEVDSSSVMVNASTRFADGFEYGLGAEIGISTDKIHARGPVGLEGLTSQKWIVLGDGHIRN, encoded by the coding sequence ATGAGTGATTCGAGCAACGTCATCGAGTATATGGCCGATCTGGGCCGCAATGCCCGTCGTGCCGCCCGTGTGGTGGCTGCTGCCAGTGCCGGCACCAAAAACCGGGCCCTGCTGGCCATGGCCGAAGCCCTGGAAGCGGCGCGCCCGACGCTGGCCGAGGAAAACCGCAAGGACCTGGAAGCCGGCGAGGCCAATGGCCTCGACGCGGCCATGCTGGACCGCCTGGCGCTCAAGCCGGCGACCATCGACGGCATGATTGAAGGGCTGCGCCAGGTCGCGGCACTGCCGGATCCCTGCGGCGCGATCACCGATATGAACTTCCGGCCCAGCGGTATTCAGGTGGGCAAGATGCGTGTGCCTCTGGGCGTAGTGGGGATCATCTATGAATCCCGCCCCAATGTGACCATCGATGCCGCCAGCCTGTGTCTGAAGTCCGGCAATGCCGCGATTCTGCGCGGCGGCAGCGAGGCGATTCATTCCAACCGCGCCATTGCCGCCTGCCTGAAAAAAGGCCTGGCCGAGGCCGGATTGCCGGAAACCGCCGTGCAGGTGGTGGAAACCACCGATCGGGCCGCCGTGGGCGAGCTGATCGCCATGCCCGAGTACGTTGACGTGATCGTGCCCCGGGGTGGTAAAGGCCTGATCGAACGGATCAGCCGCGATGCGCGGGTGCCGGTGATCAAGCACCTGGACGGCATCTGCCATGTGTTCATTGATGCCAAAGCGGATCTGGATAAAGCTTTCAATATTGCCCTGAACGCCAAGACCCACCGCTACGGTGTGTGCAACGCCATGGAGACCCTGCTGGTGGATCAGACCGTGGCCGCCGAAATTCTGCCCCGCCTGGCGGATGCCTATGCCGAGAAGGGCGTGGAGCTGCGCGGTTGTGAGCGCACTCGGGCGCTGATTGAGGCGCAGACGGCCACCGAGGAAGATTGGGCCACCGAATACCTGGCCCCGGTGTTGGCGATCCGCGTTGTGGACGGGCTGGATGAGGCCATGGACCACATTGCCCAATACAGCTCCCAGCACACCGAGGCGATCGTGACCGAGGATTACACCCGGGCGCGCCGCTTCCTGCACGAGGTGGATTCCAGCTCGGTGATGGTCAATGCCTCCACCCGTTTTGCCGATGGGTTCGAGTACGGTCTGGGGGCAGAGATCGGTATTTCCACCGACAAGATCCACGCCCGGGGCCCGGTGGGCCTGGAAGGGCTGACGTCCCAGAAATGGATTGTGCTGGGCGACGGACACATCCGTAACTGA
- a CDS encoding PepSY domain-containing protein, whose product MTQHRGTLMGRGLLIALLMLAGAPLSQTVSAAPQSAQILPIAQAESRVSASRAAAIVQKRYGGKVLKVDTQNRGGRVVHRIKILQDNGRISTVMVDGQSGQILKR is encoded by the coding sequence ATGACACAACACCGGGGAACACTGATGGGCCGAGGCCTGCTGATCGCACTGCTGATGCTCGCTGGCGCACCGCTGTCGCAGACCGTCAGCGCCGCGCCTCAGTCCGCCCAGATCCTGCCGATCGCCCAGGCGGAAAGCCGGGTCAGTGCCTCCCGTGCCGCCGCCATCGTGCAGAAACGCTACGGCGGCAAGGTGTTGAAAGTCGATACCCAGAATCGCGGCGGCCGCGTGGTACACCGGATCAAAATCCTGCAGGACAACGGCCGCATCAGCACCGTCATGGTCGACGGCCAGTCCGGACAGATTCTCAAGCGCTAA
- a CDS encoding response regulator transcription factor has translation MRLLVVEDDPALRTQIQQQLHAEGFAIDLAPDGREGLFLGQEHPYDLAIIDLGLPDLDGVSLIRTLRAEGHSYPILILTARSAWQDKVEGLEAGADDYLTKPFHPEELRARLNALLRRASGLASSVIEGGPIAIDTIARRVTLNGEPVTLTGYEYQALAYMALNNGKVVSKTELTEHLYDQDFDRDSNVIEVFIGRLRRKLDPDGSLKLITTQRGLGYCLNLPQGSADS, from the coding sequence ATGCGTCTGTTAGTGGTAGAAGATGACCCCGCCCTGCGCACCCAGATTCAGCAGCAACTGCACGCCGAGGGCTTTGCCATCGACCTGGCCCCGGACGGCCGAGAAGGCCTGTTTCTGGGGCAGGAGCATCCCTACGACCTGGCCATTATCGACCTGGGCCTGCCGGACCTGGACGGCGTCAGCCTGATCCGCACCCTGCGCGCCGAAGGCCACAGCTACCCCATCCTGATCCTGACCGCCCGCAGCGCCTGGCAGGACAAGGTGGAAGGCCTGGAGGCCGGCGCCGACGACTACCTCACCAAACCCTTCCACCCGGAAGAGCTGCGCGCCCGGCTCAATGCCCTGCTGCGCCGGGCCAGCGGCCTGGCCTCCAGCGTGATCGAGGGCGGCCCCATTGCCATTGATACCATCGCCCGCCGGGTGACCCTGAATGGCGAACCGGTCACCCTGACCGGCTACGAATACCAGGCGTTGGCCTATATGGCGCTGAACAACGGCAAAGTGGTGTCCAAAACCGAGTTGACCGAGCATCTGTACGATCAGGACTTCGACCGGGACAGCAATGTGATCGAAGTCTTTATCGGTCGCCTGCGCCGCAAACTGGACCCGGACGGCTCGCTCAAGCTGATCACCACCCAGCGCGGACTGGGCTATTGCCTGAACCTGCCCCAGGGGTCGGCCGATTCGTGA
- a CDS encoding ATP-binding protein, whose protein sequence is MSQRPLSLNARLLLASLLVLPLFLGLTGLVLERAFDRSLTTAAREQLQGQIYLLFSVAEMQGTGEQAQLEMPPALLEPNFERLNSGLYGYLSTRAGRTVWHSNSAQLRPELPSTGEFPQPGDLLLDQIELDGQPHWRARYAVIWEDDAGQDHDYLVTLLRDQTPYRAELASFRRQLWRWLGAAALLLVIAQSASLRWGLRPLGRLARALDAMREGSRPHLEGRHPAELQPVVDNLNQVLDREQSLRKRYRDSLSNLAHSLKTPLTVLRNQASDSAPDKEARSVIAEQVARMDQVVSYQLRRAVSEQQQGSHRQTPIQPAARRMVNTLEKVYREQAPQFELAIPDGLAFPGDEQDLLELLGNLLDNACKYGRGRIRVSAHGDSEHLHLTVEDNGPGIPEDQREQVIRRGQRLDTLQAGQGIGLAVAADIVGSYGGRLTIGKSEMGGAIIKIQFPNHA, encoded by the coding sequence GTGAGTCAGCGCCCACTGTCACTGAATGCGCGCTTATTACTGGCCTCACTGCTGGTACTGCCCCTGTTTCTGGGGCTGACCGGGCTGGTTCTGGAGCGGGCCTTTGACCGCAGCCTGACCACCGCCGCCCGGGAACAGTTGCAGGGCCAGATCTACCTGCTATTTAGCGTGGCGGAAATGCAGGGCACCGGCGAGCAGGCCCAACTGGAAATGCCTCCGGCACTGCTGGAACCCAACTTCGAGCGTCTGAATTCCGGCCTCTATGGCTACCTTTCAACCCGGGCAGGACGCACCGTCTGGCATTCCAACTCGGCACAACTGCGCCCGGAGCTGCCCTCCACCGGGGAGTTCCCACAGCCGGGCGACTTGCTGCTCGACCAGATCGAGCTGGATGGCCAACCCCACTGGCGCGCCCGTTACGCGGTGATCTGGGAGGATGACGCCGGGCAGGATCACGACTATCTGGTGACCTTGTTGCGTGATCAGACGCCCTACCGGGCCGAGCTGGCCAGCTTTCGGCGCCAGCTCTGGCGCTGGCTGGGCGCCGCCGCCCTGCTCCTGGTGATTGCCCAAAGCGCGAGCCTGCGCTGGGGGCTGCGCCCGCTGGGCCGACTCGCCCGGGCGCTGGATGCCATGCGCGAAGGCTCCCGCCCGCACCTGGAAGGCCGCCACCCGGCGGAGCTGCAACCGGTGGTGGACAACCTCAACCAGGTGCTGGACCGGGAGCAATCCCTGCGCAAACGCTACCGGGACAGTCTGAGCAACCTGGCCCACAGCCTGAAAACGCCCCTGACCGTGCTGCGCAACCAGGCCAGCGATAGCGCACCGGATAAGGAAGCCCGAAGTGTGATCGCCGAGCAGGTGGCCCGTATGGATCAGGTGGTGAGTTACCAGTTGCGCCGGGCGGTGTCGGAGCAGCAACAGGGCAGCCACCGGCAGACCCCCATTCAGCCCGCCGCTCGGCGCATGGTGAACACCCTGGAAAAAGTCTACCGGGAGCAGGCACCGCAGTTTGAACTGGCCATTCCGGACGGGCTGGCCTTCCCCGGCGATGAGCAGGACCTGCTGGAGCTGCTCGGCAACCTGCTGGACAACGCCTGCAAGTATGGGCGGGGGCGCATACGCGTCAGTGCCCACGGCGATAGTGAGCATTTACATCTGACCGTGGAGGACAATGGCCCCGGTATTCCCGAGGACCAGCGCGAACAGGTAATCCGGCGCGGCCAGCGGTTGGATACCCTGCAGGCCGGGCAAGGGATCGGCCTGGCCGTGGCGGCGGATATTGTGGGGAGTTATGGGGGGCGGTTGACCATTGGTAAGTCCGAGATGGGCGGAGCGATAATAAAAATCCAGTTTCCAAACCACGCGTAG